The following proteins come from a genomic window of Pyxidicoccus sp. MSG2:
- a CDS encoding iron-containing redox enzyme family protein has translation MQTQTESQLKMDWVALLDQEARALVGVLDAHPDARRLFDGTIDAEGYIHYLIQTYHYARWSTPMLAEAGKRLKRLGWHPPLAELLLQKAGEERGHERWLLSDLKNLGCSEAQVEAAARTPAVDAYTGWNFFTSRSGVPTAVLGTSYVLEYLSQTRASGAVEHLLQVDAIPNIRKSVTFLRSHGALDEGHVAEMASVLQSLTDPEEQAAVILSAHTTRVVYPGIFREA, from the coding sequence GTGCAGACGCAAACGGAGAGCCAGTTGAAGATGGATTGGGTGGCGCTGCTGGACCAGGAGGCGCGTGCGCTCGTGGGAGTGCTGGATGCGCATCCCGACGCCAGGCGCCTCTTCGACGGCACCATCGACGCGGAGGGCTACATCCACTATCTCATCCAGACGTATCACTATGCCCGCTGGAGCACGCCCATGCTGGCGGAGGCGGGGAAGCGGCTGAAGCGGCTGGGCTGGCATCCCCCGCTGGCGGAACTGCTGCTGCAGAAGGCGGGCGAGGAGCGGGGGCACGAGCGGTGGCTGCTCTCGGACCTGAAGAACCTGGGGTGCTCGGAAGCGCAGGTCGAAGCCGCGGCGCGGACCCCGGCGGTCGACGCGTACACGGGCTGGAACTTCTTCACCTCCAGGTCGGGCGTTCCCACCGCGGTCCTGGGCACGTCGTACGTGCTGGAGTACCTGTCCCAGACGCGCGCGAGCGGGGCGGTGGAGCACCTGCTCCAGGTGGACGCCATCCCGAACATCCGCAAGTCCGTGACGTTCCTGCGCAGCCACGGCGCCCTGGATGAAGGCCATGTGGCGGAGATGGCCTCGGTGCTGCAATCACTGACGGACCCGGAGGAGCAGGCGGCCGTGATTCTCTCGGCACACACCACGCGCGTGGTCTACCCGGGCATCTTCCGCGAGGCTTGA
- a CDS encoding DUF3892 domain-containing protein, whose product MRYITHIHLEGGALHEHITRLRWKADTATGEASRMEMVQWVRNGGDARVEARPGNVKVEVVNATSPYLRTKANGILTDNLLELPRF is encoded by the coding sequence ATGCGCTACATCACCCACATCCATCTCGAAGGCGGGGCGCTTCACGAGCACATCACCCGCCTTCGCTGGAAGGCAGACACCGCGACGGGTGAGGCCAGCCGGATGGAGATGGTCCAGTGGGTCCGGAATGGAGGGGATGCGCGGGTGGAGGCCCGGCCCGGGAATGTGAAGGTCGAGGTCGTCAACGCCACTTCGCCGTATCTGCGGACGAAGGCGAACGGCATCCTCACGGACAACCTGCTCGAGCTGCCGAGATTCTGA
- a CDS encoding helix-turn-helix transcriptional regulator gives MLASMNLSLHEWLLRDRVIEALNSNLSLPKALEAARAPLLELMPADYMGLCLITLGPHVEFKWLVPGHRLALLDEYSKWVDSDFIRAPIFAQPNVALRDSEMLTRKELERSPLYQRSRELDLSLEHVMAVLLPVPPGLCGAFTLYRDRRLPFSEQDATLLTSLTRHLVNAVRNCRDVQAATTGASLLEELYSRPDSAFLVVAPPSHEVLRSQRAAALLERWFVPSDLHSSGIPRVLQERLEALTRMDADARVEASLWVSLRGDAYRVVRFIELPATEGPRSWALVLNEIPVSIPLPETMRRALTTRQADIARGMLRNWSNKDIASEFALSEETVKVHVKAIFERLKVDSRADFLYQASHLNKPV, from the coding sequence ATGCTCGCGTCGATGAACCTCAGCTTGCATGAATGGTTGCTCAGGGACCGGGTCATCGAGGCCCTCAACAGCAACCTGTCCCTCCCCAAGGCCCTCGAAGCCGCCCGGGCGCCGCTCCTCGAGCTGATGCCCGCGGACTACATGGGGCTGTGCCTCATCACCCTCGGACCACACGTGGAGTTCAAGTGGCTGGTGCCAGGCCACCGCCTCGCGCTGCTGGATGAGTATTCCAAGTGGGTTGACTCCGACTTCATCCGGGCCCCCATCTTCGCCCAGCCCAATGTGGCCCTTCGCGACTCGGAAATGCTCACCCGGAAGGAGCTGGAGCGCAGCCCGCTGTACCAGCGCAGCCGGGAGCTGGACCTGAGCCTGGAGCACGTCATGGCGGTCCTCCTGCCCGTGCCGCCGGGGCTCTGCGGCGCCTTCACGCTGTACCGGGATCGCCGGCTCCCGTTCTCCGAGCAGGACGCCACCCTCCTGACCAGCCTCACGCGCCACCTGGTGAATGCGGTGCGCAACTGCCGTGACGTGCAGGCCGCCACGACTGGCGCGAGCCTCCTGGAAGAGCTCTACAGCCGGCCCGACTCCGCCTTCCTCGTGGTGGCGCCCCCCTCGCACGAGGTGCTGCGCTCGCAACGTGCCGCAGCGCTGTTGGAGCGGTGGTTCGTCCCCTCCGACCTCCATTCCTCGGGAATCCCGCGCGTGCTTCAGGAGCGCCTGGAGGCGTTGACCCGCATGGATGCGGACGCGCGCGTCGAAGCCAGCCTCTGGGTCTCGCTCCGGGGTGACGCGTACCGGGTCGTGAGGTTCATCGAGTTGCCCGCAACGGAAGGGCCCCGCTCGTGGGCCCTGGTCCTGAACGAGATTCCCGTGTCGATTCCCCTCCCCGAGACGATGAGACGGGCGCTCACGACGCGGCAGGCCGACATCGCCAGGGGCATGCTCAGGAACTGGTCCAACAAGGACATCGCCAGCGAGTTCGCCCTCTCCGAGGAGACGGTGAAGGTGCACGTGAAGGCCATCTTCGAACGGCTGAAGGTCGACAGTCGGGCTGACTTCCTCTACCAGGCGTCCCACCTCAACAAGCCCGTCTGA
- a CDS encoding alpha/beta hydrolase, which yields MSRHIALALIATGLALVVVPFALARGVGARAFSKQLPGLGALSLDFVRGDAELPQHLEYVRLDSRALDGNLLGDSPTRELGVLLPPSYFSAPERRYPVVYLLHGLGARKDGHLGAVGVQRAAFRQMEEGAMPELILVAVDGTTSLGGSYYARSPAIGDFETYVVREIVGAVDARYRTRAEATWRAIAGFSMGGHGAIKLAMKYPGVFSSVGTLSASPLAIDQRRALYRNALARQPVARNAGELAELYPFDGAWTVASIYAKAAAFSSNPKRPPLFLELPFQSGRDDDPVWKRWLEEDPLTLLTTRHAALGTLDTLYMDRGSKETLLGAEAFDRALESFGIPFRHQVFEGGHADDFQERHLRMLRFLAMRWTPGA from the coding sequence ATGTCACGCCACATCGCACTTGCGCTCATCGCCACCGGATTGGCGCTCGTGGTGGTGCCCTTCGCCCTGGCCCGTGGCGTCGGCGCGAGGGCATTTTCGAAGCAGCTCCCGGGTCTGGGCGCACTGTCCCTGGACTTCGTCCGGGGAGATGCCGAGCTGCCGCAGCACCTCGAATATGTGCGGCTCGACAGCCGCGCCCTCGACGGAAATCTGTTGGGCGATTCGCCGACGCGGGAGCTGGGTGTCCTGCTTCCGCCGTCGTATTTCAGCGCCCCCGAGCGCAGGTACCCCGTGGTGTACCTGCTCCATGGCCTGGGGGCGCGGAAGGACGGGCACCTGGGTGCCGTGGGTGTACAGCGCGCCGCGTTTCGCCAGATGGAGGAGGGCGCGATGCCCGAGCTCATCCTCGTCGCGGTGGATGGGACGACCTCCCTGGGCGGGAGCTACTACGCGCGCTCGCCGGCGATTGGTGACTTCGAAACCTACGTGGTGCGTGAAATCGTGGGTGCGGTGGATGCACGGTACCGGACGCGCGCCGAAGCGACGTGGCGCGCGATTGCCGGCTTTTCGATGGGTGGGCACGGCGCCATCAAGCTGGCCATGAAGTACCCGGGCGTGTTCTCCAGCGTTGGCACCTTGAGTGCGAGTCCGTTGGCCATCGACCAGCGCAGGGCGCTGTACCGGAACGCACTGGCGCGCCAGCCCGTGGCGAGGAACGCCGGAGAGCTCGCGGAGCTGTACCCGTTCGATGGCGCCTGGACGGTGGCGTCCATCTACGCGAAGGCCGCAGCATTCTCTTCCAACCCGAAGCGCCCCCCGCTCTTCCTCGAGCTGCCGTTCCAGAGCGGCCGCGACGACGACCCGGTGTGGAAGCGCTGGCTGGAAGAGGACCCGCTCACGCTGCTGACCACGCGCCATGCCGCGTTGGGCACACTCGACACGCTCTACATGGACCGGGGCAGCAAGGAGACCCTTCTCGGGGCGGAGGCGTTCGACCGCGCGCTCGAGAGCTTCGGGATTCCTTTCCGGCACCAGGTGTTCGAAGGCGGGCACGCGGACGACTTCCAGGAGCGGCACCTGCGCATGCTGCGATTCCTGGCGATGCGCTGGACTCCGGGCGCGTAG
- a CDS encoding VOC family protein has product MIDHTGIGVADVARSAAFYDAALGALGLRRVIQLPENDGADGVGYGVEYPVFWIDRFHPHGVKQHTAFKARSRAEVDAFHAAALKAGGTDNGPPGLRGTATGYPPGYYAAFVIDPDGNNMEAVFRET; this is encoded by the coding sequence ATGATCGACCACACGGGTATTGGTGTCGCGGACGTCGCGCGCTCCGCCGCGTTCTACGATGCGGCACTGGGCGCGCTGGGCCTTCGCCGGGTCATCCAGCTTCCCGAGAACGATGGGGCGGATGGCGTTGGCTATGGCGTCGAGTATCCGGTCTTCTGGATCGACCGCTTCCATCCGCACGGCGTGAAACAGCACACGGCCTTCAAGGCGCGGAGTCGCGCCGAGGTCGATGCCTTCCACGCCGCGGCCCTGAAGGCGGGCGGAACCGACAATGGCCCGCCCGGGCTACGCGGCACTGCGACGGGGTACCCGCCAGGCTACTACGCCGCCTTCGTGATCGATCCGGACGGCAACAACATGGAGGCGGTCTTCCGCGAGACCTGA
- a CDS encoding DUF1993 domain-containing protein, whose translation MTISMSSASVPIFVSMLGNLSKCLGKARAHADAKKFDPNVLATVRLAPDMLPFKTQIQIACDSAKFCVARLSGTDAPSYEDNEATLTELEERIAKTISYLESVPREKLDGTEEKQVSVPRRGRDPLLFSGEQYLKSYALPNFFFHVTTAYALLRHNGVDLGKSDFLGAR comes from the coding sequence ATGACGATTTCCATGTCCTCGGCCAGCGTGCCGATTTTCGTTTCGATGCTCGGCAACCTCTCGAAGTGTCTGGGCAAGGCCCGGGCCCATGCGGACGCGAAGAAGTTCGACCCCAACGTGCTGGCGACGGTGCGGCTTGCGCCCGACATGCTGCCCTTCAAGACCCAGATCCAGATTGCCTGTGACTCGGCCAAGTTCTGCGTGGCGCGCCTCTCCGGGACTGACGCGCCGAGCTACGAGGACAACGAGGCCACGCTGACCGAGCTCGAGGAGCGCATCGCGAAGACCATCTCCTACCTGGAGTCGGTGCCTCGCGAGAAGCTGGACGGCACCGAGGAGAAGCAGGTCAGCGTGCCGAGGCGCGGCCGAGACCCGCTGCTGTTCTCCGGGGAGCAGTACCTGAAGAGCTACGCCCTGCCGAACTTCTTCTTCCATGTGACGACCGCCTACGCGCTGCTGCGTCACAACGGCGTGGACCTGGGCAAGTCGGACTTTCTCGGCGCGCGCTGA
- a CDS encoding SIR2 family NAD-dependent protein deacylase — protein sequence MFQSEFRRAAEVLRSADALIIGAGAGMGVDSGLPDFRGTEGFWKAYPAYAKLGLEFASMANPAWFESDPEFAWGFYGHRLGLYRATVPHPGFELLRTWASRMRHGAFVFTSNVDGQFQKAGFTDARILEVHGSIHFVQCLGGSCSGITSAGPYSVEVDAETFRARPPLPRCPTCGSLLRPNILMFGDWGWDGSRSRAQRQRLNEWLAAVRPGRLAIVECGAGTAIPSVREFCEDAAADHGGTLIRINVREPQVPTGGISLPLKALEALKGIGEELERA from the coding sequence ATGTTCCAGTCGGAGTTCCGTCGTGCCGCCGAGGTGCTCCGCTCCGCCGACGCGCTCATCATCGGTGCGGGCGCGGGCATGGGCGTGGATTCGGGCCTGCCCGACTTTCGCGGGACCGAGGGCTTCTGGAAGGCCTACCCCGCCTACGCGAAGCTCGGTCTGGAGTTCGCCTCGATGGCCAACCCCGCGTGGTTCGAGAGCGACCCTGAGTTCGCATGGGGCTTCTACGGCCACCGGCTCGGGCTGTACCGGGCCACTGTGCCCCACCCGGGTTTCGAGCTGCTGCGCACCTGGGCCTCACGCATGCGCCACGGGGCCTTCGTCTTCACCTCCAACGTGGACGGCCAGTTCCAGAAGGCCGGCTTCACCGACGCGCGCATCCTCGAAGTGCATGGCTCCATCCACTTCGTTCAGTGCCTGGGCGGCTCGTGCTCGGGCATCACCTCCGCGGGGCCCTACTCCGTGGAGGTAGACGCGGAGACCTTCCGGGCCCGGCCGCCCTTGCCCAGGTGCCCGACTTGCGGCTCGCTCCTGCGGCCCAACATCCTCATGTTCGGGGATTGGGGATGGGATGGCTCCCGCTCGCGAGCCCAGAGGCAGCGGCTCAACGAGTGGCTGGCGGCCGTGCGGCCCGGCAGGCTGGCCATCGTCGAGTGCGGCGCCGGGACGGCCATCCCCTCCGTGCGCGAATTCTGCGAGGACGCCGCGGCGGACCACGGCGGAACGCTCATCCGCATCAACGTCCGCGAGCCTCAGGTGCCCACGGGCGGCATCAGTCTTCCCCTCAAGGCCCTGGAGGCCCTGAAGGGGATTGGAGAGGAACTGGAGCGGGCCTGA